In Ipomoea triloba cultivar NCNSP0323 chromosome 15, ASM357664v1, one genomic interval encodes:
- the LOC116006144 gene encoding uncharacterized protein LOC116006144 isoform X1 has translation MLPTWLSPVSFYGGFIRRCLSAAGLTSHTLDIDDETTLHFWGPSPNSSSPQKPALVLIHGFGPHGVWQWRPQISFFANDYNVFVPSLVFFGRSHTKSSDRSELFQAKCVGKLLEKLGVEKFSIVGTSYGGFVAYHMARMWPERVEKVVIASSAVNLKKQDNEGLIKRANAGRVEDVLLPATAEQLRTLMSLSSFRQPPAFTPNFIFNDFISKLYLQNRKEKLELLEGLTLGRDNNPNIIPLQQEVLIVWGECDKLFLLEKATQLKELLGKGTRLEIIKSTSHIPHIEHASRFNNIVKDFLRG, from the exons ATGTTACCCACTTGGCTCAGCCCTGTCTCCTTCTACGGCGGATTCATCCGCCGATGTCTCTCCGCCGCCGGCCTCACTTCACACACCCTGGACATCGATGACGAAACTACCCTCCACTTCTGGGGCCCGAGCCCGAACTCATCCTCCCCTCAAAAGCCCGCGCTAGTCCTCATCCACGGCTTCGGGCCTCACGGCGTCTGGCAATGGCGGCCGCAGATCTCCTTCTTCGCCAACGATTACAACGTTTTTGTCCCCAGCCTCGTCTTCTTCGGCCGCTCCCACACCAAATCCTCCGACCGCTCCGAACTTTTTCAG GCCAAGTGCGTGGGGAAGTTGTTGGAGAAACTGGGCGTGGAAAAATTCTCGATCGTCGGAACTAGCTACGGCGGCTTCGTGGCGTACCATATGGCGAGGATGTGGCCGGAGAGAGTGGAGAAGGTGGTGATCGCCAGCTCCGCCGTTAACCTGAAGAAGCAAGACAACGAGGGGCTAATTAAGAGGGCCAACGCCGGCAGGGTTGAGGATGTGCTGCTGCCGGCGACGGCGGAGCAGTTACGGACGTTAATGTCTCTGTCTTCTTTCCGGCAGCCGCCGGCGTTCACCCCAAATTTCATCTTCAACGATTTCATTAGC AAATTATACCTTCAAAACAGGAAGGAGAAGTTAGAACTACTGGAAGGATTGACTCTCGGAAGAGATAACAATCCCAACATCATCCCACTTCAACag GAAGTGCTGATAGTATGGGGGGAGTGTGATAAGTTATTTCTACTAGAGAAGGCGACACAACTCAAAGA GCTTTTAGGTAAGGGGACTAGATTGGAGATAATTAAGAGCACCTCACATATACCCCATATCGAGCATGCTTCCCGATTCAACAACATTGTTAAGGATTTCCTACGTGGTTGA
- the LOC116006144 gene encoding uncharacterized protein LOC116006144 isoform X2: MLPTWLSPVSFYGGFIRRCLSAAGLTSHTLDIDDETTLHFWGPSPNSSSPQKPALVLIHGFGPHGVWQWRPQISFFANDYNVFVPSLVFFGRSHTKSSDRSELFQAKCVGKLLEKLGVEKFSIVGTSYGGFVAYHMARMWPERVEKVVIASSAVNLKKQDNEGLIKRANAGRVEDVLLPATAEQLRTLMSLSSFRQPPAFTPNFIFNDFISKLYLQNRKEKLELLEGLTLGRDNNPNIIPLQQI; encoded by the exons ATGTTACCCACTTGGCTCAGCCCTGTCTCCTTCTACGGCGGATTCATCCGCCGATGTCTCTCCGCCGCCGGCCTCACTTCACACACCCTGGACATCGATGACGAAACTACCCTCCACTTCTGGGGCCCGAGCCCGAACTCATCCTCCCCTCAAAAGCCCGCGCTAGTCCTCATCCACGGCTTCGGGCCTCACGGCGTCTGGCAATGGCGGCCGCAGATCTCCTTCTTCGCCAACGATTACAACGTTTTTGTCCCCAGCCTCGTCTTCTTCGGCCGCTCCCACACCAAATCCTCCGACCGCTCCGAACTTTTTCAG GCCAAGTGCGTGGGGAAGTTGTTGGAGAAACTGGGCGTGGAAAAATTCTCGATCGTCGGAACTAGCTACGGCGGCTTCGTGGCGTACCATATGGCGAGGATGTGGCCGGAGAGAGTGGAGAAGGTGGTGATCGCCAGCTCCGCCGTTAACCTGAAGAAGCAAGACAACGAGGGGCTAATTAAGAGGGCCAACGCCGGCAGGGTTGAGGATGTGCTGCTGCCGGCGACGGCGGAGCAGTTACGGACGTTAATGTCTCTGTCTTCTTTCCGGCAGCCGCCGGCGTTCACCCCAAATTTCATCTTCAACGATTTCATTAGC AAATTATACCTTCAAAACAGGAAGGAGAAGTTAGAACTACTGGAAGGATTGACTCTCGGAAGAGATAACAATCCCAACATCATCCCACTTCAACag ATCTAG
- the LOC116006276 gene encoding serine/threonine-protein kinase RIPK, protein MTKEKISWKSVIPCCYKPDEEELLGGSKKQPRKQSSFQRLSLSDFDDPTSPLSADDLSNSFIGAKLHKFTFTELREATHSFSSLNLLGEGGFGPVYKGFIDDKLRQGLKAQPVAVKVLDTEGLQGHREWLTEIIFLGQLRHSHLVKLIGYCWEDEYRLLVYEYMARGSLENQLFGKCSIALSWGTRMKIAVGAAKGLAFLHEGDKPVIYRDFKASNILIDSDYTAKLSDFGLAKDGPEGDDTHVTTRIMGTHGYAAPEYIMTGHLTTMSDVYSFGVVLLELLTGKRSLDKARPSGRQNLVEWARPLLRDPKKLSRFIDRKLEGHYCTTGAQTAALVAYKCLSHSPRPRPIMADVVKILEPLQDFKDSSSQQAQTPDLINGCDSNGEGKSNRKRRIRLRRVMASYSDTVLYKKHGNGKHYLKHCSEE, encoded by the exons ATGACTAAGGAaaagatttcatggaaatctgTGATCCCATGTTGTTACAAGCCTGATGAAGAAGAGCTGCTGGGAGGGTCCAAGAAACAGCCCAGAAAACAAAGCTCATTTCAGAGGCTATCTCTGTCTGATTTTGATGATCCCACCTCTCCCCTCTCTGCAGATGATCTTTCCAATTCCTTCATAGGTGCCAAGCTCCATAAGTTCACCTTCACTGAGCTCAGAGAGGCCACACACAGCTTCTCGTCGCTTAATCTCCTAGGTGAAGGCGGATTTGGACCGGTCTACAAAGGATTCATCGATGATAAGCTGAGGCAAGGCCTAAAAGCTCAGCCTGTTGCTGTTAAAGTTCTCGACACTGAGGGCCTCCAAGGCCACAGAGAATGGCTT ACTGAAATAATATTTCTTGGGCAGCTAAGGCATTCACATCTGGTTAAGCTGATTGGGTATTGCTGGGAGGATGAATACAGGCTGTTGGTATATGAATATATGGCCAGAGGGAGCCTGGAAAACCAACTCTTTGGGA AGTGCTCGATAGCGTTGTCGTGGGGAACAAGGATGAAGATTGCAGTGGGAGCAGCAAAGGGTCTGGCTTTTCTCCATGAAGGTGATAAACCAGTGATTTACAGAGATTTCAAGGCTTCTAACATTCTAATAGACTCT GATTACACTGCTAAGCTTTCAGATTTCGGGTTAGCCAAGGATGGTCCAGAAGGGGATGATACACATGTGACGACACGAATAATGGGAACGCACGGTTACGCTGCACCCGAGTACATCATGACAG GCCATCTGACAACGATGAGCGATGTGTACAGTTTTGGAGTGGTTCTGTTGGAGCTACTAACAGGCAAAAGGTCGTTGGACAAGGCCAGGCCTAGTGGCCGACAGAATTTGGTCGAGTGGGCTAGGCCGCTACTAAGGGACCCCAAGAAACTTTCTCGGTTCATAGACCGAAAACTTGAAGGGCACTATTGCACCACGGGGGCTCAAACGGCCGCCCTCGTGGCCTACAAGTGCTTGAGCCATTCTCCTAGACCGCGCCCTATAATGGCCGACGTGGTCAAGATCTTGGAGCCACTCCAGGACTTCAAGGACTCCTCATCACAGCAGGCTCAGACCCCAGATTTGATCAATGGCTGTGATTCAAATGGTGAAGGGAAGAGCAACCGGAAGCGTCGGATCAGACTCAGAAGAGTGATGGCTTCTTATTCAGATACTGTCCTTTACAAGAAACATGGAAATGGAAAGCACTATTTGAAGCATTGCAGTGAGGAATAG